From Caldicellulosiruptor hydrothermalis 108, a single genomic window includes:
- the dapF gene encoding diaminopimelate epimerase, giving the protein MLFSKMHGLGNDFIVIDARGKEDIDYNLLAKRMCHRHIGVGADGLLLVLNSDIADIRMRIINSDGSEAEMCGNGIRCFAKYVYERGIVKATKFKVETLAGIIEPELFVNEYGLVDKVKVNMGKPSFKRKDIPMQGDPESDAINTSIVVDGNEYRITSLLMGVPHTILFVDDVEKVDIYTLGPKIEKHEAFPRKTNVNFVQVIDKNNIKVRTWERGAGATFACGTGSCASVIASNLNGFTERKANVHLYFGILEIEWQEDGIVFMTGPAEEVFVGEYLD; this is encoded by the coding sequence ATGCTTTTTTCAAAGATGCACGGGCTTGGAAATGACTTTATTGTAATAGATGCAAGAGGTAAAGAGGATATAGATTATAACTTGCTTGCAAAGAGGATGTGCCATCGACACATTGGAGTTGGTGCAGATGGTCTGCTGCTTGTATTAAATTCAGATATTGCTGACATCAGGATGAGAATTATCAATTCTGACGGCTCTGAGGCTGAGATGTGCGGAAATGGAATCAGGTGTTTTGCAAAATATGTATATGAAAGAGGAATTGTGAAAGCCACTAAATTCAAAGTTGAAACATTGGCAGGCATAATTGAGCCTGAGCTTTTTGTAAACGAATATGGACTTGTTGATAAAGTTAAAGTGAATATGGGAAAGCCCAGCTTTAAAAGAAAAGATATACCAATGCAAGGCGACCCAGAAAGTGATGCCATAAATACATCTATTGTAGTTGATGGCAATGAATACAGAATTACATCTCTTTTGATGGGTGTTCCGCACACTATTTTGTTTGTTGACGATGTTGAAAAGGTGGACATTTATACCTTGGGACCAAAAATAGAAAAGCATGAGGCTTTTCCAAGAAAGACAAATGTCAATTTTGTTCAGGTGATTGACAAGAATAATATAAAGGTGAGAACTTGGGAAAGAGGTGCAGGGGCTACATTTGCGTGTGGCACAGGCTCTTGCGCCTCTGTGATAGCATCTAACTTAAATGGCTTTACAGAAAGAAAAGCAAATGTCCACCTTTATTTTGGAATTCTTGAAATAGAGTGGCAAGAAGACGGTATAGTTTTTATGACAGGACCTGCCGAAGAGGTTTTTGTTGGGGAATATTTGGATTAA
- the secG gene encoding preprotein translocase subunit SecG, protein MAKIILTILELLLAIALIIVVLLQSGKSAGLSGSIAGGAETFFGKYKGRTLDAMLGRYTWIIAAAFFVVSVILFFVIK, encoded by the coding sequence ATGGCAAAGATAATACTGACCATTTTAGAGCTTCTTTTAGCAATTGCACTTATAATTGTTGTGCTTTTGCAGTCTGGCAAGAGCGCAGGACTTTCTGGTTCAATTGCAGGTGGTGCTGAGACATTTTTTGGGAAGTACAAGGGAAGAACACTTGATGCTATGCTTGGAAGGTACACATGGATAATCGCAGCGGCTTTCTTTGTTGTATCAGTAATCTTGTTCTTTGTAATAAAGTAA
- a CDS encoding HDIG domain-containing metalloprotein, with protein MSVTREVALEELKKRIKTQNLFKHCLACEAIMRELACYFEQDMDKWGICGLVHDIDYEETKNHPSAHSLVGAKILEDLGFDKDIVYAVKAHNDAHGLPRLSLLDKALYCVDPTSGFIVAGALILPSKKLSDVTVPFLLNRFNEKSFAKGANRDQMRACSELGLELEEFLGIALRAMQKISNELGL; from the coding sequence ATGAGCGTCACACGTGAAGTTGCGCTAGAAGAGCTCAAGAAGAGAATAAAGACACAGAATCTTTTCAAACACTGTTTGGCTTGTGAGGCTATCATGCGCGAGCTTGCATGCTATTTTGAACAGGATATGGACAAGTGGGGGATCTGCGGACTTGTCCACGACATAGATTATGAAGAGACAAAAAACCACCCGAGCGCGCATAGCTTGGTTGGCGCAAAAATTTTGGAGGATTTGGGGTTTGACAAGGACATTGTGTATGCTGTGAAGGCTCACAACGACGCGCACGGTCTTCCAAGGCTTTCTCTTTTGGACAAGGCACTTTACTGTGTTGACCCAACATCTGGTTTCATTGTTGCAGGTGCTCTGATTTTACCATCAAAAAAACTTTCAGATGTGACGGTACCGTTTTTATTAAACAGATTCAATGAAAAAAGCTTTGCAAAGGGTGCAAACAGAGATCAGATGAGAGCATGTTCTGAGCTTGGGCTTGAGCTTGAAGAATTTTTAGGAATAGCACTCAGAGCTATGCAAAAGATATCTAATGAGCTTGGTTTGTAA